In Azospirillum thiophilum, the DNA window GTGACGCAGCACGTGACCTCCGAGGGTGAGCGCTCCACCGTCGGCCAGGCAGCGACGCTCGGGTTGAGCCTGGCCGAGAGCAAGGTGATCCTGGCCGGCATACAGCACGTCCTGGTAACCACCCAGGCCGACGCGCACTGTCGCCACCGTCGCCGGTGCAGCCACTGCGGCGCGGCGTGCCCGCTCAAGGACCACCGCTCCCGCCGTCTGGTGTCGCTGTTCGGCACGGTGGAGGTGCGCGCGCCCCGCTTCGGCCCCTTCCGGTGCGGCGTCGCCTGCCGGCGCAGCCTGACCCCGGTGGCGGAGATCATGCCCGACCGCTGCACCCCGGAGTACGAATGTGTCCTGGCCGGTCTGGGCAGCGCTTTGCCCTACCGGCGGGCGCGAACGTTGCTGGCCGAACTGTTGCCGCTGGACACGTTTCCGGCCCAGGCGATCACGCTGGCCATCGACGCGGGGCACGTTAAGTCGGTGCGGACCTACCAGATGCGCTCGTTCGAGGTGATGATCGCGCGGGTGGGCAACGATCAGGGGCTCGAAGTCGTCTTCAGCAGCATGCCGGCCGAGGCGGATCGCCAGGCACGACAGCTTCATCACGTCCTGCGCGGCCTGGGAGCGACGGCGACCACGCCGGTCATCATCCTCAGCGACGGCACGGAAGGCCCGCGGTCGCTGGGCGCCGCAGCCAGCGGCGGCCCGATCCGCAACGTCCTCGACTGGTTCCACCTGTCGATGCGGGTCCAGCATGTGGCGCAGGCGGTCAAGGGCTGGGCCGCGGCGGAGCCGGCCGCCGCGGAGCGGATCACGATACTGGACGATGCCGTAGCCCACGTTCGTTGGCGGCTCTGGCATGGCCAGACCGAACGGGCGCTGAGCTTGATCGGCGACCTCCTGGCCGACCTCGACGCCAACCTGGAAACCGTCAATAGCCCGCCGGTTCGCAAGACGATAACACTGCTGCGCGCCCTGGAAACAATGTCGCCGGACAGGCCGACCTGATCATCGACTACGCCGCCGCCCGGCACCGGGGCGAGCCCATCTCCACGGCGCCGACCGAAAGCACGGTTCAGCGCCCGCTGCACCGGCGCATGGGCGCCAACCAGCAGATGCGCTGGTCTCCGCGCGGCGCCCACCGGATGCTGAAGGTACGCACCGCCGCGATGAACGGCACGCTGGCCTCGGACCACACTGCCGCCGAGCCATACGCTCGCCGACCATTCCGGCGGGCAGCATGATGGCCCCCCCAGGTTTGAGACGGTTTCAGCCACCAGGACAGGTATCGATAGACGGTGCAGTTGTGGTAGATTAAGTCCGTTGATCAGGAGCCGAGCTATCCGTTTCTATAGGTCAGCAGATGCTTTGAGTTCTCCAGCCAATCATGGCCCGAAGGTGAGGCGCGAGGTTGCCGGTACTAGATTAAATGAATTGGCTTAGAAGCTGGATTTTTCGGGATTGCCATCTTCTCGTGCCAATTGCAAGGGTTAGCAGGGCAAAAAAGCCGGTCGCCGGAAACGGCGGCAGGCAAATCGATCTTGTCCCGCGGGACAATCAAGGCGGTGTCGACAAAATATGACTCGTTGACAGTTCTTTTTCGAAACAGTGGTGGATCACATTGACGTTGCCGCTGATAAGTGGCTCGGCGAGGTAGCGAAATAGGTTTCATGGACGACGGTGTGATCGGCCGTGAGATCCACTGGATTGCTGTGTTCTTACACACTAAACGAAGATGTGCGATTTAGACAGATTTAGTCTCAGTCTGCGACTCTAACGTACGCGCGGCCTTGACTGGTTGAACCCGACAACTATGATTGTCCGGGTAACTCATGTGGAGGTTAAAATCTTGGTTGTTGCTTTAGTTGGAACGTCATCCTTTGATCGATTCTTCAATCTAGCCCATGACGAGTTGCAACGGCGCGGCCATAGTGTGGCGCGGTTCTTAACGCGAAAGGACCTGCTTGCCGCCGTTGACGCGCTGCAGTCTTTGGAAATCCTTGGCGCGTCCTCAAGCTTTACAGCCGACCGGGAGTTGTTTGCCAAGATGCCGCGTTTGCGCGCATTGGTTTCCCCGTTCACAGGGGTCGAAGGGTTCGATGTTTCGGCCGCGACAGCAAACGGCATACTCGTGGCGAATGGCCAAATTACGGAAAACTCCGTCAGCATGGCCGAGGCCGCAGTTCTCTTCACGCTGGCTTCGCTCTATGACCTTCATGGCACTGAGCGCTACCTTCGCGAAAACCTGCCGCGTCCCTCGCAGGTCCGTGCGCGGATGCTCATGGGAAAGAAAGTTGGCCTGATAGGCTTTGGCAAAATTGGACAGGCTATCGCGGAACGGCTGTCTGCATGGGGTGTGAGGCTCGTCGCCTCGGTGCGCACGACGCGACCGATGCCCGCATATGTCGCCGCGCAGAGCCTCGATGAGGTGCTCGCGACAAGCGATGTCGTTATTATGGCTGCTGCGCTCAATCCTGAATCACGAGGAATGCTGGATCTTGACGCGTTGCGACGGATGAAACCGGACGTGGTGTTTGTCAACATCACGCGGGGCGGCATCGTCCCCGACGATACACTCGCCGCGCTCGCCGCAGAGCGACCTGCTATGCGCATCGCCCTCGATGTGTTCGACCCAGAGCCGTTGAAAGAGAATAGTCCGCTGCGCGACCTTCCAAACGCCATCCTTACCCCACACATGGTAGGACATACAGTAGAGTCTCAGATGCGCCTGCCGGAGGCATTCTGCGAGAACCTTCTAGCGGTGGCAGAGTGGCGGGTGCCTGAATACGTTGTCAATCCGTCTGTGATCGAAACGTGGCTGAGAAAACAGGACAGCGCACAGCTATAGTTGCGACGAAACCGTCTCAAACCTGGGGGGCCATCATGCCGCCCGCCGGAATTTAACGTGCCCCGCGTCGATGGCCAGCGTGATCGCCTGGGCCGGGACCGTGTCCAGCGGCAACAGTTCGGCCAGCAACGTTCGCGCCCGCCGGTAGGGCAAAGCGCTGCCCAGACCGGCCAGGACACATTCGTACTCCGGGGTGCAGCGGTCGGGCATGATCTCCGCCACCGGGGTCAGGCTGCGCCGGCAGGCGACGCCGCACCGGAAGGGGCCGAAGCGGGGCGCGCGCACCTCCACCGTGCCGAACAGCGACACCAGACGGCGGGAGCGGTGGTCCTTGAGCGGGCACGCCGCGCCGCAGTGGCTGCACCGGCGACGGTGGCGACAGTGCGCGTCGGCCTGGGTGGTTACCAGGACGTGCTGTATGCCGGCCAGGATCACCTTGCTCTCGGCCAGGCTCAGCCCGAGCGTCGCTGCCTGGCCGACGGTGGAGCGCTCACCCTCGGAGGTCACGTGCTGCGTCACGGCGCCGTCCTCGCCCGTCACTTCCACCATCACCCGCCACTTCGTTGCGCCCCCGGGTTCGCTGCTTTCCCAGTGCGCTTTACCATCCTCCCCCCAGGTTTGAGACGGTTTCTGCCACCGTTTTTGACGCCATGGGACGTGCCGGATTTTTGCCGTCGCAGGACCGGGGCTGACAGGATGGCATGCCGTTCCTCGGCACACCGCCCCCGCAAGCGCGTTCCTCCTGCGCGACAACCGGGAACGCCAATCCGTAAGCAAAAAATCCTCGTATCAGAAAATAATCCTATAACCTGCCGCGCAGTCCCATTTCCCATGGAGCCGCGCCATGCCCCTCGACGCCCGCACCCTTCCGCAAGACCGTCTTCCCCATTGGGCCGAGGAGCCGCCGGCCCCGGCGAGCGGCTCGCTGGTTCCCGGATCGCAGTTCCACGAGGAGCAATGGATCATGGCCGCCGGCATGCTGGCCCATGGCAGCTCCTTCCTTCATGTCGCCCGCGCCATGGGATGCAGCCGCACCACCCTGTGGCGGGCCTATTACGGCTCGAAGGATTTCCGCATCCGGGTGTGGTGGGAGCGCGAGGCGCTGAACCGCGAGGCGGAATTGCGCCTCGCCTCGCTGCGCGCCCTGGTGGCCGAACAGATCGAACGGCTGGTCTCGGCCGGCGATCCCCCGACGGTGCGCTGGCTGGCCGAGCGGCTCGGCCTGTTCGCCGGCCTCGACGCACCGCCCAGGCCTGCCCACCGCGGCATGCCGGCCCCAGCCCCGGCCCCAACCTCACCCCCGCGGCCCGATCCCGAGGTTGCATCCCCCGTGCCCGCCGGGCCGGACGTGGAACGGTCCGATGAGCATCCCGGCACGCCGCCCGCGGCCCGGCCAGCCAGCGCGCCGATCTCTGCCCCTGCCGCCGCGCCGGACTCCGCCCCGACCGCCGGATGGAACACCGGCCGGAAGATGTTCCACGATGTTCCATCCTCCGCCCCGGCCGCCGCCGCTCCCGTCTCTGCTCCCGGCGGGGCGGACGGCCGGCGGCTCACGCCCCCCGGATCAGCTCCGCGTACCAGCGCGCCGACTCCTTCGGGATCCGCGCTTGTGTCGTGAAATCCACCCTCACGATGCCGAAGCGGGTGCCATAGCCGCCGCCCCATTCGAAATTGTCCAGCAGCGACCAGACGAAATACCCCCGCACGTCGGCGCCCTGCGCCTTCGCCTCAGCCATCGCGGCGATATAGGCCTGGAGGTAGGCCAGCCGGTCCCCATCCATCACGCGGCCCTCGGCGTCCGGCGTCTCGTCCGCCTTGGTGCCGTAGCCGTTCTCGGTGACGTAGATCGGCAGGCGGTAGCGCCGGGTCAGATCCAGCAGCGTGTCGCGGAAACAGCCGGGGTCGAAGGGCCAGTCGATGGCGGTCCGCTCCATTTCCGGCGGCGGTGCGCCGAAGCCGAAGCCCCAGATCAGGCTGTCGTCCTTCTGCCCATAGACCGGGGCGTAGTGGTTCAGCCCGAACCAGTCCACCGGCCGGGCGATGCGCGCCATGTCGCCGGGCTGCACATAGGGCTCGATGGCCTGGGCGATGCGCGGCGGGTAATGTGCGAGCAGCTGCGGCTCGGGGAAGGCGCGGTTCCAATGCTCGTCGAACAGGGCCGCCGCCTCGACATCCTCCGGCCGGCCGGTCGCCGGCCGCATCGGCTGGACGCTGTGGACGGCGCCGATCGAGGCATCCGGCACCAGGGCCCGCAGCGTGTCGACCCCGGCGCCATGGGCGAGGTTGACATGGTGGATCGCCTTCAGGTGGGCGGCGCGGTCGGCGATGCTGGGGGCGCCCCAGCCGAAGGCCCAGCCGAACAGGGTGAAGACCGAGAACTCGTTGAAGGTCGCCCAGCGCTTCACCCGGTCGCCATAGCGCCGGGCGCACAGCGCGGCATAGTCGGCATACCAGCCGGCGCTGTCGCGCACCGTCCAGCCGCCGAGATCCTGCAACGCCTGCGGCAGATCCCAGTGATAGAGGCAGAGCCAGGGCTCGATGCCCTT includes these proteins:
- a CDS encoding GH1 family beta-glucosidase — its product is MADRPAFPKDFLWGASTSAYQIEGGAGADGRAPGIWDSFCRLKGRVDNGDSGDVACDHYHRMPEDVDLMATLGLQAYRFSVSWPRVLPRGRGAPNGKGLDFYDRLIDRLLEKGIEPWLCLYHWDLPQALQDLGGWTVRDSAGWYADYAALCARRYGDRVKRWATFNEFSVFTLFGWAFGWGAPSIADRAAHLKAIHHVNLAHGAGVDTLRALVPDASIGAVHSVQPMRPATGRPEDVEAAALFDEHWNRAFPEPQLLAHYPPRIAQAIEPYVQPGDMARIARPVDWFGLNHYAPVYGQKDDSLIWGFGFGAPPPEMERTAIDWPFDPGCFRDTLLDLTRRYRLPIYVTENGYGTKADETPDAEGRVMDGDRLAYLQAYIAAMAEAKAQGADVRGYFVWSLLDNFEWGGGYGTRFGIVRVDFTTQARIPKESARWYAELIRGA
- a CDS encoding NAD(P)-dependent oxidoreductase, with translation MIVRVTHVEVKILVVALVGTSSFDRFFNLAHDELQRRGHSVARFLTRKDLLAAVDALQSLEILGASSSFTADRELFAKMPRLRALVSPFTGVEGFDVSAATANGILVANGQITENSVSMAEAAVLFTLASLYDLHGTERYLRENLPRPSQVRARMLMGKKVGLIGFGKIGQAIAERLSAWGVRLVASVRTTRPMPAYVAAQSLDEVLATSDVVIMAAALNPESRGMLDLDALRRMKPDVVFVNITRGGIVPDDTLAALAAERPAMRIALDVFDPEPLKENSPLRDLPNAILTPHMVGHTVESQMRLPEAFCENLLAVAEWRVPEYVVNPSVIETWLRKQDSAQL